In Horticoccus luteus, the following proteins share a genomic window:
- a CDS encoding thiolase family protein gives MDNSAVILSATRTPIGAFQGSLASRPAAQLGAAALKGAITQAGISPEDVTDVLMGNVLQAGQGQAPARQAALAAGLPSSVRCVTVHKVCGSGLQTILQAAHGLAAGAGKVYLAGGMESMSQAPYLLPKAREGFRLGHQQVIDSIVSDGLWDPYNNLHMGGCAEQCAAKYQFTREQQDAFASESFRRANAAQKEGLFAAEITPVEWTDARGAAVKVETDEGPGKVRYDKIPTLKPAFQKDGTITAANASSLNDGAAAVALTTAAWAKERQVKPLARIVAFGAHAQDPVWFTTAPVPAAKQVLAAAGWSVESVDLWEVNEAFAVVPMAFSRELGVSAERLNVRGGAVALGHPIGASGARIVVTLLASLRARGLKRGIAAICIGGGEGLAIGVELL, from the coding sequence ATGGATAATTCTGCTGTCATCCTTTCCGCCACGCGGACGCCGATCGGCGCTTTTCAGGGATCGCTCGCCAGCCGGCCGGCCGCGCAACTCGGTGCGGCCGCGTTGAAGGGCGCGATCACGCAGGCGGGCATCTCGCCTGAGGACGTGACGGATGTGCTGATGGGTAACGTGCTGCAAGCCGGGCAAGGTCAGGCGCCTGCGCGTCAGGCGGCGCTGGCGGCGGGGCTGCCATCGTCGGTGCGGTGTGTGACAGTCCACAAGGTCTGCGGCTCGGGTTTGCAGACGATCCTGCAAGCGGCCCACGGGTTGGCGGCGGGCGCCGGGAAAGTGTATCTGGCAGGAGGGATGGAATCGATGTCGCAGGCACCCTACTTGTTACCGAAGGCGCGGGAGGGCTTCCGGCTCGGGCATCAGCAGGTGATCGATTCGATCGTGAGCGATGGGTTATGGGATCCTTATAACAACCTGCATATGGGCGGCTGCGCGGAGCAGTGCGCGGCGAAATATCAATTTACCCGCGAGCAACAGGATGCATTTGCGAGCGAGAGTTTCCGGCGGGCGAACGCGGCGCAAAAGGAGGGGCTCTTCGCCGCCGAGATCACGCCGGTCGAATGGACGGACGCGCGCGGAGCGGCGGTGAAAGTGGAGACGGATGAAGGACCGGGAAAGGTGCGGTATGATAAAATCCCGACGTTGAAACCGGCGTTCCAAAAAGACGGCACGATCACCGCGGCCAATGCTTCCTCGCTCAACGACGGGGCGGCGGCGGTGGCGCTGACGACGGCCGCGTGGGCGAAGGAGCGGCAGGTGAAGCCGCTCGCGCGCATCGTCGCGTTTGGCGCTCACGCCCAAGATCCGGTGTGGTTCACGACGGCGCCGGTGCCCGCTGCGAAGCAAGTGCTGGCGGCCGCCGGGTGGAGCGTTGAGAGCGTCGATCTCTGGGAAGTGAACGAAGCGTTTGCCGTCGTGCCCATGGCGTTCAGCCGGGAACTGGGTGTGTCGGCGGAGCGTTTGAATGTGCGCGGAGGCGCGGTGGCGCTGGGTCACCCGATCGGGGCGAGCGGGGCGCGGATCGTGGTGACGTTGCTGGCGAGCCTGCGTGCCCGCGGATTGAAGCGGGGCATCGCGGCGATTTGCATTGGCGGCGGCGAAGGTCTGGCCATCGGAGTGGAGCTCCTGTGA
- a CDS encoding 3-hydroxybutyrate dehydrogenase — MLRGKTALVTGSTSGIGWAVAQAFAQQGMNVMLHGLGDPDANEALRARLEREAEVRVKLHSANLAEPAEAERLVIDTASQLGGIDILVNNAGIQFVAAVEEFPPERWTEIQNVVLNASFRATRAAVPEMRRRGWGRILNIASAHGVVASPFKSAYVAAKHAQVGLTKSVALELAETGITCNAICPGYVRTPLVENQIDAQAKVHGLSRERVVRDVILAAQPTKRFIEVEEVAALAVFLCGDMARSITGAAIAMDGGWTAR, encoded by the coding sequence ATGTTACGAGGAAAGACGGCGCTAGTCACAGGCTCCACGAGCGGCATTGGATGGGCCGTTGCGCAGGCCTTCGCGCAGCAGGGGATGAATGTGATGTTGCACGGTTTGGGCGATCCGGACGCGAACGAAGCACTGCGGGCGCGCTTGGAAAGAGAGGCGGAGGTGCGCGTGAAATTACACAGCGCCAATCTTGCGGAGCCGGCGGAGGCGGAGCGGTTGGTGATCGATACAGCGTCCCAGTTGGGTGGGATCGATATTTTGGTTAACAACGCTGGAATCCAGTTCGTCGCCGCGGTCGAGGAATTTCCGCCGGAGCGCTGGACCGAGATTCAAAATGTGGTGCTCAACGCGTCGTTTCGCGCGACGCGCGCCGCCGTGCCGGAGATGCGTCGTCGCGGGTGGGGGCGGATATTGAACATTGCTTCAGCGCACGGCGTGGTGGCTTCACCGTTTAAGAGCGCTTACGTCGCGGCGAAGCATGCCCAGGTTGGCCTGACGAAGAGTGTGGCGTTGGAGCTCGCGGAAACGGGCATCACGTGTAACGCGATCTGTCCCGGCTACGTGAGGACACCGTTGGTCGAAAACCAAATCGATGCGCAAGCCAAGGTGCACGGTCTGTCGCGCGAGCGGGTGGTGCGCGACGTGATTTTGGCGGCTCAGCCGACGAAGCGCTTCATCGAGGTCGAGGAAGTCGCGGCGCTGGCGGTCTTTCTTTGCGGCGATATGGCGCGGTCCATCACTGGTGCGGCGATCGCGATGGATGGCGGCTGGACCGCGCGATGA
- a CDS encoding 3-oxoacid CoA-transferase subunit B, whose product MSKQYSSASEALHGLLRDNITIAAGGFGLCGIPENLIAAVKESGVKGLTIVGNNAGVDGFGMGMLLNQRQVRKVLASYVGENKEFERQVLAGELELELVPQGTLAERLRAGGAGIPGFYTRTAVGTKLAEGRETKTFEGRDYVLERGIRADVALVKAWKGDKAGNLIYRKTARNFNPMIATCGAVCVAEVEELVEVGELNPDEIHTPGIYVHRIVQGVGYEKRIEFRTVQGSAASKKESPIRELMARRAAQELRDGYYVNLGIGIPTLVANFIPAGMNVTLQSENGLLGIGPFPADAAVDADLINAGKQTVTTIAGSAFFSSADSFAMIRGGHINLSILGALEVAENGDIANWMVPGKMVKGPGGAMDLVAGVKRVVAVMEHCAKTGASKILRQCTLPITGKGVVSLIITDLCVFEVKPGGGLRLLELHPGVTLDEVRTKTEAAFDTP is encoded by the coding sequence ATGAGCAAACAATATTCCAGTGCGTCGGAGGCGTTGCACGGCTTGCTGCGCGACAACATCACGATCGCCGCCGGTGGATTTGGGCTCTGCGGCATCCCCGAAAACCTGATCGCGGCGGTGAAGGAGAGTGGCGTGAAGGGCCTGACGATCGTCGGTAACAATGCGGGCGTGGACGGTTTCGGGATGGGCATGCTGCTCAACCAGCGCCAAGTGCGGAAGGTGTTGGCGTCATACGTGGGCGAGAACAAGGAATTCGAGCGGCAGGTGCTGGCGGGCGAGCTGGAGCTGGAGCTCGTGCCGCAAGGAACACTCGCCGAACGACTGCGCGCGGGCGGGGCGGGGATTCCGGGATTCTACACGCGCACGGCAGTCGGGACAAAACTCGCCGAGGGCCGGGAAACGAAAACGTTTGAGGGGCGGGACTACGTTCTCGAGCGCGGGATCCGGGCGGATGTGGCCTTGGTGAAGGCGTGGAAAGGCGACAAGGCCGGGAACTTGATTTATCGGAAAACGGCGCGGAATTTTAATCCGATGATTGCGACCTGCGGCGCGGTCTGTGTGGCCGAAGTTGAGGAGCTCGTTGAAGTGGGGGAGCTCAATCCGGATGAAATTCACACGCCGGGCATCTACGTGCACCGGATTGTGCAGGGAGTCGGCTACGAGAAGCGCATCGAGTTTCGCACGGTGCAGGGCAGTGCCGCGTCAAAGAAGGAGTCGCCTATCCGCGAGTTGATGGCTCGGCGCGCGGCGCAAGAATTGCGCGATGGATATTACGTTAACCTGGGGATCGGTATTCCCACGCTGGTCGCAAACTTCATTCCCGCCGGCATGAACGTCACGTTGCAGTCCGAAAACGGATTGCTGGGCATCGGACCGTTTCCCGCGGATGCGGCGGTGGACGCGGATTTGATCAACGCGGGCAAGCAGACGGTCACCACGATTGCGGGTTCGGCGTTTTTCTCGAGCGCCGATTCCTTTGCCATGATTCGCGGCGGACACATCAACCTCTCGATTTTGGGCGCGTTGGAAGTGGCGGAGAATGGAGACATCGCGAATTGGATGGTGCCGGGAAAAATGGTGAAGGGGCCGGGTGGTGCGATGGATCTGGTGGCGGGGGTAAAACGGGTTGTGGCGGTGATGGAGCACTGCGCGAAAACGGGGGCCTCGAAAATTCTCCGGCAATGCACGTTGCCGATCACGGGCAAGGGAGTCGTCTCGCTGATCATCACCGATCTCTGTGTGTTCGAAGTAAAGCCGGGCGGTGGCCTGCGCCTGCTTGAGCTGCATCCCGGCGTGACATTGGACGAGGTGCGCACGAAAACCGAGGCGGCGTTCGACACGCCCTAA